From Brassica oleracea var. oleracea cultivar TO1000 chromosome C3, BOL, whole genome shotgun sequence, a single genomic window includes:
- the LOC106335050 gene encoding ABC transporter D family member 1 isoform X1, with translation MPSLQLLQLTERGRGLVASRRKSILLAAGIVAAGGAAVYLKSRISSRRLGSSRQCNGRSDDDEALEKMTGNDKKTAKKKKGGGLKSLQVLTAVLLSQMGKMGARDLLALVGTVVFRTALSNRLAKVQGFLFRAAFLRRAPLFLRLITENIMLCFMLSTMHSTSKYITGALSLRFRKILTKLIHSHYFENMVYYKISHVDGRITHPEQRIASDVPRFSSELSELIQDDLTAVTDGILYAWRLCSYASPKYIFWILAYVLGAGTAIRNFSPSFGKLMSKEQQLEGEYRKLHSRLRTHSESIAFYGGETREESHIQRKFKNLVSHMSVVLHDHWWFGMIQDFLLKYLGATVAVILIIEPFFSGNLRPDDSTLGRAEMLSNIRYHTSVIISLFQALGTLSISSRRLSRLSGFADRIHELMAVSRELSGDDKISFQRNRSRNYLSEANYVEFSGVKVVTPTGNVLVEDLTLRVEQGSNLLITGPNGSGKSSLFRVLGGLWPLVSGHIVKPGVGSDLNKEIFYVPQRPYMAVGTLRDQLIYPLTSDQESVPLTETGMVELLKNVDLEYLLDRYQPDREVNWGDELSLGEQQRLGMARLFYHKPKFAILDECTSAVTTDMEERFAAKVRAMGTSCITISHRPALVAFHDVILSLDGEGGWNVHYKRDDSVLLTDAGVDSVQVSDTNRQNDAMVVQRAFAAARKESAKTNSKAQPYSTQLIEKSPVVDKSVVLPRFPQPRTSPRALPLRVAAMLNTLIPTLFDKQGGQLLLVACLVVSRTLISDRIASLNGTTVKYVLEQDKAAFVRLIGLSVLQSGASSVIAPSLKHLTQRLALGWRIRLTQHLLRNYLRNNAFYKVFHMSGNSIDADQRLTRDLEKLTHDLSGLLTGMVKPSVDILWFTWRMKLLTGQRGVAILYTYMLLGLGFLRRVAPDFGDLAGEEQQLEGKFRFMHERLNTHAESIAFFGGGAREKAMVDTKFRALLDHSLMLLKKKWVYGILDDFVTKQLPNNVTWGLSLLYALEHKGDRALVSTQGELAHALRYLASVVSQSFMAFGDILELHKKFLELSGGINRIFELDEFLDASQSGASSDNHRSRLDSQDRISFSEVDIITPAQKLMASKLSCEIVSGKSLLVTGPNGSGKTSVFRVLRDIWPTVCGRLSKPSLDIKELGSGNGIFFVPQRPYTCLGTLRDQIIYPLSKEEAENRAAKLYTNVTGETSAEAGSILDVHLKTILENVRLVYLLERDESGWDATTNWEDILSLGEQQRLGMARLFFHRPKFGILDECTNATSVDVEEQLYRVAKDMGVTFITSSQRPALIPFHSLELRLIDGEGNWELRSIEQTAE, from the exons ATGCCTTCTCTCCAGCTATTGCAGTTAACTGAGCGTGGTCGTGGTCTTGTAGCTTCAAGACG GAAATCTATACTGCTTGCGGCTGGGATTGTAGCTGCCGGTGGAGCTGCTGTTTACTTGAAATCAAGGATCAGCTCCCGGAGGCTTGGTTCTTCGCGTCAATGCAATGGTCGTAGTGATGATGATGAGGCGTTGGAAAAGATGACTGGAAACGATAAGAAAACTGCGAAAAAGAAGAAAGGAGGAGGATTGAAGTCTCTTCAGGTTCTGACTGCTGTTCTTCTCTCCCAGATGGGGAAAATGGGTGCCAGGGATCTTCTCGCACTTGTGGGCACTGTG GTTTTCAGAACTGCTTTGAGCAATAGATTGGCGAAAGTTCAAGGTTTCCTATTCCGTGCTGCTTTCTTAAGGCGTGCGCCACTGTTTCTACGTCTTATCACCGAGAATATTATGTTGTGTTTCATGCTATCCACGATGCACTCTACATCAAAGTACATAACTGGGGCCTTGAGTTTGCGATTCAGAAAGATATTGACGAAACTTATCCATTCACATTATTTTGAG AATATGGTATACTATAAAATATCACATGTGGATGGTCGGATTACGCATCCCGAGCAACGGATTGCCAGCGATGTACCAAGATTCTCCTCTGAGTTGAGCGAACTTATTCAGGATGATTTGACGGCAGTTACTGATGGGATATTGTATGCATGGCGTCTGTGCTCATATGCTAGTCCAAAATACATCTTCTGGATACTG GCATATGTACTAGGAGCTGGTACTGCGATAAGGAACTTTTCTCCTTCTTTTGGGAAATTGATGTCCAAAGAGCAGCAGTTGGAAGGGGAGTACCGGAAACTTCATTCACGCTTGAGGACACATTCGGAAAGCATAGCATTCTATGGTGGGGAAACCAGGGAAGAATCTCACATACAACGAAAGTTCAAGAACCTTGTTAGCCATATGAGTGTCGTGCTTCATGATCACTGGTGGTTTGGCATGATCCAAGATTTCCTGCTGAAGTATCTTGGTGCCACAGTTGCTGTTATTCTGATTATAGAACCATTCTTCTCTGGGAATCTAAGACCTGATGACTCGACACTAGGGAGAGCCGAGATGCTAAGCAATATAAGATATCACACCAGTGTCATTATTTCTCTCTTTCAGGCGTTGGGAACACTTTCTATAAGCTCCAGGCGGCTCAGCCGACTCAG TGGTTTTGCTGACCGAATCCATGAGTTGATGGCTGTCTCGAGAGAACTCAGTGGCGATGATAAAATATCTTTCCAGAGAAATAGAAGCAGAAATTACCTAAGTGAAGCTAACTATGTTGAGTTTTCCGGTGTCAAG GTTGTTACTCCAACGGGAAATGTTTTGGTGGAGGATCTCACCCTTCGAGTTGAGCAAGGGTCTAATCTTCTGATTACAG GTCCTAACGGAAGTGGCAAGAGTTCCCTTTTCCGAGTATTAGGAGGTCTATGGCCCCTGGTGTCTGGGCATATTGTGAAGCCAGGAGTTGGTTCTGATCTTAACAAGGAGATCTTCTATGTCCCTCAGCGGCCGTATATGGCAGTAGGAACACTTCGTGACCAGTTAATATATCCTCTTACTTCTGATCAAGAGTCTGTACCACTCACTGAAACGGGGATGGTGGAGCTATTGAAAAAT GTCGACCTAGAATATTTATTGGATCGATACCAACCAGACAGAGAGGTTAACTGGGGTGATGAATTATCTCTTGGAGAGCAACAGAGATTGGGAATGGCCAGACTGTTCTATCACAAACCCAAATTTGCAATTCTTGATGAATGCACAAGTGCTGTGACAACTGATATGGAAGAACGTTTTGCTGCTAAGGTTCGAGCTATGGGAACTTCTTGCATAACAATATCCCATCGTCCAGCCCTTGTTGCATTCCATGATGTCATTCTGTCATTAGACGGTGAAGGTGGATGGAATGTTCACTACAAGAG GGACGACTCTGTACTTCTGACGGACGCTGGAGTTGATTCAGTGCAAGTTTCAGATACTAATCGGCAAAATGATGCGATGGTTGTTCAACGAGCGTTTGCCGCAGCTAGAAAG GAATCTGCCAAAACTAATTCAAAGGCTCAGCCGTACTCGACGCAGTTAATCGAAAAATCACCTGTTGTTGATAAAAGTGTTGTGTTGCCTCGTTTTCCTCAACCTCGAACATCCCCAAGGGCGTTGCCACTAAGAGTAGCTGCAATGTTGAACACATTG ATACCCACTCTATTTGACAAACAAGGAGGACAGCTGCTTTTGGTTGCTTGCCTTGTCGTCTCAAGAACCCTGATCTCTGACCGAATAGCATCGTTGAATG GGACCACTGTGAAGTATGTCTTGGAGCAAGATAAGGCAGCCTTTGTTCGTCTGATTGGTTTGAGTGTTCTCCAAAGTGGTGCATCTTCTGTCATTGCTCCTTCATTAAA ACATCTAACGCAAAGACTAGCTCTAGGGTGGAGGATTCGCTTGACTCAACATCTGCTACGGAATTACTTGAGAAATAATGCGTTTTACAAG GTCTTCCACATGTCAGGCAATAGTATTGATGCGGACCAAAGACTCACTCGTGACCTGGAAAAATTAACCCATGACTTGTCTGGACTTCTTACTGGAATGGTAAAGCCATCGGTTGACATTCTTTG GTTTACCTGGAGGATGAAGCTATTGACTGGACAGAGAGGAGTTGCCATACTTTACACGTACATGTTACTTGGTCTGGGTTTTCTGAGACGTGTTGCTCCCGATTTTGGTGATCTAGCCGGTGAAGAACAGCAACTCGAGGGGAAGTTTAG GTTTATGCACGAGAGGCTGAACACGCATGCTGAATCCATTGCATTCTTTGGAGGTGGAGCTCGAGAAAAAGCT ATGGTTGACACAAAATTCAGGGCACTACTGGACCACTCTCTCATGCTCCTGAAGAAGAAATGGGTGTATGGCATTCTTGATGATTTCGTGACAAAGCAACTTCCCAATAATGTGACTTGGGGATTGAGTTTGTTGTATGCTCTAGAACACAAGGGAGACAGAGCACTGGTCTCCACTCAAG GTGAATTGGCTCATGCATTGCGGTATCTAGCTTCCGTCGTCTCTCAAAGCTTTATGGCGTTTGGTGATATTCTTGAACTACACAAGAAGTTCCTTGAGCTCTCCGGTGGTATTAACAGAATTTTTGAGCTCGATGAGTTTTTGGATGCTTCTCAGTCAG GTGCTAGCTCAGATAATCACAGAAGCCGTTTGGATTCTCAAGATCGAATTTCCTTTTCGGAGGTGGACATCATTACCCCAGCTCAGAAGTTGATGGCAAGCAAGTTGTCATGCGAAATAGTTTCAGGGAAAAGCCTCCTCGTCACAG GTCCAAATGGTAGTGGAAAGACTTCTGTATTTAGAGTCCTTAGAGATATCTGGCCCACTGTATGTGGAAGACTTTCCAAACCATCATTGGACATCAAGGAACTTGGGTCAGGGAATGGCATCTTTTTTGTCCCTCAGCGACCTTATACATGTTTAGGGACGCTGAGAGATCAGATTATATATCCTCTATCTAAAGAAGAAGCAGAGAACAGGGCAGCAAAGTTGTACACCAATG TAACAGGAGAAACCTCAGCTGAAGCTGGAAGCATTCTGGACGTTCATTTGAAAACCATACTGGAGAATGTTCGGTTAGTTTATCTATTGGAAAGAGATGAAAGTGGTTGGGATGCTACAACCAACTGGGAAGACATATTATCTCTTGGAGAGCAACAGAGGCTAGGCATG GCACGTTTGTTCTTTCACAGACCCAAGTTTGGAATCCTTGATGAATGCACCAA CGCGACGAGTGTAGATGTTGAGGAACAGCTCTACAGGGTTGCAAAAGACATGGGAGTTACTTTCATAACCTCATCACAA CGTCCGGCTCTGATCCCGTTCCACTCCTTGGAGCTAAGGCTGATTGATGGAGAAGGAAACTGGGAGCTACGTTCTATCGAGCAGACAGCAGAGTAG
- the LOC106330938 gene encoding uncharacterized protein LOC106330938, with protein MSHFLRRLKPSFGVSHLTAASSRSFSNCIFKVKPCGTTVRDGDVGYLAIYSYVDKLIDCTEKKVPMELAKGMGTTIGASHGWVATLKNGIIRLQDDFDPYASYTDPKRIPLPPLVTLPHCQTQIVTNIAMSSSSPEDEDCIVAVKFLGPQLSLCRPSQGDCKWSNIRISDPSFFSSHVMYSKRDGMFSMPAAGGNYTASCDLGRHVNEPKIQMLSYPKQRVFEDMYVKSTGTFIEKEFLRKFDWKHSDWSCRMEHYLVESSHTGETFLVKWSKDINPQDGRSELDLFLVLRIDEEGNAVYTKDFGDECIFISKAESFCLPASYLHDKRPNCIYHLSNTSFGINCMDDDEKERGGEFTFPGPFWFPPKLDSKGKRILSSGIQYQV; from the coding sequence ATGTCTCATTTTCTCAGGCGGCTCAAGCCATCCTTTGGGGTAAGCCACCTCACAGCAGCTTCTTCTCGGAGCTTCTCTAATTGCATCTTTAAGGTTAAACCTTGTGGAACTACTGTGAGAGACGGTGACGTTGGATATCTAGCTATCTACAGCTATGTTGATAAATTGATCGACTGCACAGAAAAGAAGGTGCCTATGGAGTTAGCAAAGGGGATGGGAACCACCATAGGAGCATCCCACGGCTGGGTAGCAACTTTGAAAAATGGGATCATTCGTCTTCAAGATGACTTCGACCCCTATGCGTCGTATACAGACCCAAAACGCATTCCTCTGCCTCCTCTTGTAACTCTGCCTCATTGCCAAACCCAAATCGTAACCAACATAGCAATGTCCTCTTCCTCTCCAGAGGATGAAGACTGCATCGTGGCTGTCAAGTTCTTGGGACCTCAGCTAAGCTTGTGTAGGCCTTCTCAGGGAGATTGCAAGTGGAGCAACATCAGAATCTCAGACCCCAGCTTCTTCTCCTCCCATGTAATGTACTCCAAGAGAGATGGCATGTTCTCCATGCCCGCTGCTGGAGGAAACTACACAGCATCGTGTGATCTTGGGAGACACGTGAACGAACCAAAGATTCAGATGCTGTCGTACCCGAAACAACGCGTGTTTGAAGACATGTATGTAAAGAGCACGGGTACGTTTATCGAGAAAGAGTTTCTGAGAAAGTTCGACTGGAAGCACTCGGACTGGTCATGCAGGATGGAGCACTACTTGGTGGAGTCGTCACACACAGGTGAGACTTTTCTGGTGAAATGGTCTAAAGATATCAACCCACAAGACGGGAGAAGTGAATTGGACCTATTCCTTGTATTGAGAATAGACGAGGAAGGAAACGCTGTTTATACTAAAGACTTTGGAGATGAGTGCATTTTCATCTCTAAGGCTGAATCTTTTTGTCTTCCGGCATCTTATTTACATGACAAGAGACCAAACTGCATTTATCACTTAAGCAACACTAGCTTTGGAATAAATTGCATGGACGATGATGAGAAAGAGAGGGGTGGAGAGTTTACTTTCCCAGGCCCTTTTTGGTTCCCACCAAAGCTAGACTCCAAAGGTAAACGTATCCTTTCTTCAGGTATTCAGTATCAAGTGTAA
- the LOC106328888 gene encoding uncharacterized protein LOC106328888, with translation MAPLKYLCFRKLLLLLYFILFLFSCSSFFVTFGSSETSVDDDRQQVQSLDPHFRVRRLLVKDLETGEGDEETNPPPPKKKKLTGSVPSTPSIKKNQTKLIKPISSSSSTKNQTKLAKTTSSKLNSTKSSSNTTKYGSDLKKSSNSTKPTTSSIKKSSDLSKSTSSKNKTTTKLPSSKLSPPPPEKKKTPSSSKPTTKPKPAEKEIKPIWLDNEEDDDFVNEFRDLPTRFQRTLIPDLEKISTTSKSYINKANKEITKKYFKPYFSNKYAPTITSVVSFVFILVPLLLVSLVFNRFKAYFSLQKLLIFIQIYLSIYFSILCLSSLVTGIEPLKFLYATSGSTYVCLQIMQTLGYVFYLLVLLIYLVLVFSTDCGLALKVLGLAQTFVGFAVGLHYYVTVFHRVVLRQPPKTNWKVHGVYASCFLLICVLSSAERRKKEYLEEGGDQGKKN, from the coding sequence ATGGCACCACTCAAATACTTGTGTTTTAGAAAGTTACTGTTGTTGCTTTATTTCATTCTTTTCCTTTTCTCTTGTTCTTCTTTCTTTGTTACTTTTGGCTCATCAGAAACTTCTGTTGATGATGACCGACAACAAGTACAATCCTTAGATCCACATTTTAGAGTGAGAAGATTGTTGGTGAAAGATCTCGAAACTGGTGAGGGTGATGAAGAAACCAATCCCCCTCCCCCTAAGAAGAAGAAGCTTACTGGTTCTGTTCCATCAACACCTAGTATTAAGAAGAATCAAACCAAGCTCATCAAACCGATCTCTTCTTCTTCTTCTACCAAGAACCAAACTAAACTCGCCAAGACTACGTCTTCCAAACTCAACTCCACCAAATCTTCTTCTAACACAACCAAGTACGGATCAGACCTCAAGAAGTCCTCAAACTCTACAAAACCCACTACTTCTTCGATCAAGAAGTCATCAGATCTGTCCAAATCAACCTCATCCAAGAACAAAACCACCACAAAGCTCCCAAGTTCCAAACTATCTCCTCCTCCTCCAGAAAAGAAGAAAACACCATCCTCCTCAAAACCCACAACCAAACCAAAACCAGCAGAGAAAGAAATAAAACCAATCTGGCTAGACAACGAGGAAGACGACGACTTCGTCAACGAGTTCAGAGACCTCCCCACGAGATTCCAAAGAACCCTAATCCCAGACCTAGAAAAAATCTCAACCACATCCAAAAGCTACATCAACAAAGCCAACAAAGAGATCACCAAGAAGTACTTCAAACCCTACTTCAGCAACAAGTACGCACCAACCATCACCTCCGTAGTCTCCTTCGTCTTCATCCTCGTCCCTCTTCTCCTAGTCTCCCTCGTCTTCAACCGCTTCAAAGCCTACTTCTCCCTCCAAAAACTCCTAATCTTCATCCAAATCTATCTCTCCATCTACTTCTCAATCCTATGCCTCTCGTCCCTCGTCACTGGCATCGAACCTCTCAAGTTCCTCTACGCCACGTCAGGCTCGACCTACGTGTGCTTGCAGATCATGCAAACCCTAGGCTACGTGTTCTACCTCTTGGTTCTTCTCATATACCTTGTTCTCGTCTTCTCCACGGACTGTGGCTTGGCCCTCAAGGTACTAGGTTTGGCGCAGACGTTCGTGGGGTTTGCAGTGGGGTTGCATTATTACGTGACGGTGTTTCATAGGGTGGTGCTTCGTCAGCCTCCGAAGACGAACTGGAAGGTGCATGGGGTTTATGCCTCGTGTTTTCTTCTGATTTGTGTGTTGTCTAGTGCGGAGAGGAGGAAGAAAGAGTACTTGGAAGAAGGCGGTGACCAAGGAAAGAAAAATTAA
- the LOC106335050 gene encoding ABC transporter D family member 1 isoform X2, which produces MPSLQLLQLTERGRGLVASRRKSILLAAGIVAAGGAAVYLKSRISSRRLGSSRQCNGRSDDDEALEKMTGNDKKTAKKKKGGGLKSLQVLTAVLLSQMGKMGARDLLALVGTVVFRTALSNRLAKVQGFLFRAAFLRRAPLFLRLITENIMLCFMLSTMHSTSKYITGALSLRFRKILTKLIHSHYFENMVYYKISHVDGRITHPEQRIASDVPRFSSELSELIQDDLTAVTDGILYAWRLCSYASPKYIFWILAYVLGAGTAIRNFSPSFGKLMSKEQQLEGEYRKLHSRLRTHSESIAFYGGETREESHIQRKFKNLVSHMSVVLHDHWWFGMIQDFLLKYLGATVAVILIIEPFFSGNLRPDDSTLGRAEMLSNIRYHTSVIISLFQALGTLSISSRRLSRLSGFADRIHELMAVSRELSGDDKISFQRNRSRNYLSEANYVEFSGVKVVTPTGNVLVEDLTLRVEQGSNLLITGPNGSGKSSLFRVLGGLWPLVSGHIVKPGVGSDLNKEIFYVPQRPYMAVGTLRDQLIYPLTSDQESVPLTETGMVELLKNVDLEYLLDRYQPDREVNWGDELSLGEQQRLGMARLFYHKPKFAILDECTSAVTTDMEERFAAKVRAMGTSCITISHRPALVAFHDVILSLDGEGGWNVHYKRDDSVLLTDAGVDSVQVSDTNRQNDAMVVQRAFAAARKESAKTNSKAQPYSTQLIEKSPVVDKSVVLPRFPQPRTSPRALPLRVAAMLNTLIPTLFDKQGGQLLLVACLVVSRTLISDRIASLNGTTVKYVLEQDKAAFVRLIGLSVLQSGASSVIAPSLKHLTQRLALGWRIRLTQHLLRNYLRNNAFYKVFHMSGNSIDADQRLTRDLEKLTHDLSGLLTGMVKPSVDILWFTWRMKLLTGQRGVAILYTYMLLGLGFLRRVAPDFGDLAGEEQQLEGKFRFMHERLNTHAESIAFFGGGAREKAMVDTKFRALLDHSLMLLKKKWVYGILDDFVTKQLPNNVTWGLSLLYALEHKGDRALVSTQGELAHALRYLASVVSQSFMAFGDILELHKKFLELSGGINRIFELDEFLDASQSGASSDNHRSRLDSQDRISFSEVDIITPAQKLMASKLSCEIVSGKSLLVTGPNGSGKTSVFRVLRDIWPTVCGRLSKPSLDIKELGSGNGIFFVPQRPYTCLGTLRDQIIYPLSKEEAENRAAKLYTNGETSAEAGSILDVHLKTILENVRLVYLLERDESGWDATTNWEDILSLGEQQRLGMARLFFHRPKFGILDECTNATSVDVEEQLYRVAKDMGVTFITSSQRPALIPFHSLELRLIDGEGNWELRSIEQTAE; this is translated from the exons ATGCCTTCTCTCCAGCTATTGCAGTTAACTGAGCGTGGTCGTGGTCTTGTAGCTTCAAGACG GAAATCTATACTGCTTGCGGCTGGGATTGTAGCTGCCGGTGGAGCTGCTGTTTACTTGAAATCAAGGATCAGCTCCCGGAGGCTTGGTTCTTCGCGTCAATGCAATGGTCGTAGTGATGATGATGAGGCGTTGGAAAAGATGACTGGAAACGATAAGAAAACTGCGAAAAAGAAGAAAGGAGGAGGATTGAAGTCTCTTCAGGTTCTGACTGCTGTTCTTCTCTCCCAGATGGGGAAAATGGGTGCCAGGGATCTTCTCGCACTTGTGGGCACTGTG GTTTTCAGAACTGCTTTGAGCAATAGATTGGCGAAAGTTCAAGGTTTCCTATTCCGTGCTGCTTTCTTAAGGCGTGCGCCACTGTTTCTACGTCTTATCACCGAGAATATTATGTTGTGTTTCATGCTATCCACGATGCACTCTACATCAAAGTACATAACTGGGGCCTTGAGTTTGCGATTCAGAAAGATATTGACGAAACTTATCCATTCACATTATTTTGAG AATATGGTATACTATAAAATATCACATGTGGATGGTCGGATTACGCATCCCGAGCAACGGATTGCCAGCGATGTACCAAGATTCTCCTCTGAGTTGAGCGAACTTATTCAGGATGATTTGACGGCAGTTACTGATGGGATATTGTATGCATGGCGTCTGTGCTCATATGCTAGTCCAAAATACATCTTCTGGATACTG GCATATGTACTAGGAGCTGGTACTGCGATAAGGAACTTTTCTCCTTCTTTTGGGAAATTGATGTCCAAAGAGCAGCAGTTGGAAGGGGAGTACCGGAAACTTCATTCACGCTTGAGGACACATTCGGAAAGCATAGCATTCTATGGTGGGGAAACCAGGGAAGAATCTCACATACAACGAAAGTTCAAGAACCTTGTTAGCCATATGAGTGTCGTGCTTCATGATCACTGGTGGTTTGGCATGATCCAAGATTTCCTGCTGAAGTATCTTGGTGCCACAGTTGCTGTTATTCTGATTATAGAACCATTCTTCTCTGGGAATCTAAGACCTGATGACTCGACACTAGGGAGAGCCGAGATGCTAAGCAATATAAGATATCACACCAGTGTCATTATTTCTCTCTTTCAGGCGTTGGGAACACTTTCTATAAGCTCCAGGCGGCTCAGCCGACTCAG TGGTTTTGCTGACCGAATCCATGAGTTGATGGCTGTCTCGAGAGAACTCAGTGGCGATGATAAAATATCTTTCCAGAGAAATAGAAGCAGAAATTACCTAAGTGAAGCTAACTATGTTGAGTTTTCCGGTGTCAAG GTTGTTACTCCAACGGGAAATGTTTTGGTGGAGGATCTCACCCTTCGAGTTGAGCAAGGGTCTAATCTTCTGATTACAG GTCCTAACGGAAGTGGCAAGAGTTCCCTTTTCCGAGTATTAGGAGGTCTATGGCCCCTGGTGTCTGGGCATATTGTGAAGCCAGGAGTTGGTTCTGATCTTAACAAGGAGATCTTCTATGTCCCTCAGCGGCCGTATATGGCAGTAGGAACACTTCGTGACCAGTTAATATATCCTCTTACTTCTGATCAAGAGTCTGTACCACTCACTGAAACGGGGATGGTGGAGCTATTGAAAAAT GTCGACCTAGAATATTTATTGGATCGATACCAACCAGACAGAGAGGTTAACTGGGGTGATGAATTATCTCTTGGAGAGCAACAGAGATTGGGAATGGCCAGACTGTTCTATCACAAACCCAAATTTGCAATTCTTGATGAATGCACAAGTGCTGTGACAACTGATATGGAAGAACGTTTTGCTGCTAAGGTTCGAGCTATGGGAACTTCTTGCATAACAATATCCCATCGTCCAGCCCTTGTTGCATTCCATGATGTCATTCTGTCATTAGACGGTGAAGGTGGATGGAATGTTCACTACAAGAG GGACGACTCTGTACTTCTGACGGACGCTGGAGTTGATTCAGTGCAAGTTTCAGATACTAATCGGCAAAATGATGCGATGGTTGTTCAACGAGCGTTTGCCGCAGCTAGAAAG GAATCTGCCAAAACTAATTCAAAGGCTCAGCCGTACTCGACGCAGTTAATCGAAAAATCACCTGTTGTTGATAAAAGTGTTGTGTTGCCTCGTTTTCCTCAACCTCGAACATCCCCAAGGGCGTTGCCACTAAGAGTAGCTGCAATGTTGAACACATTG ATACCCACTCTATTTGACAAACAAGGAGGACAGCTGCTTTTGGTTGCTTGCCTTGTCGTCTCAAGAACCCTGATCTCTGACCGAATAGCATCGTTGAATG GGACCACTGTGAAGTATGTCTTGGAGCAAGATAAGGCAGCCTTTGTTCGTCTGATTGGTTTGAGTGTTCTCCAAAGTGGTGCATCTTCTGTCATTGCTCCTTCATTAAA ACATCTAACGCAAAGACTAGCTCTAGGGTGGAGGATTCGCTTGACTCAACATCTGCTACGGAATTACTTGAGAAATAATGCGTTTTACAAG GTCTTCCACATGTCAGGCAATAGTATTGATGCGGACCAAAGACTCACTCGTGACCTGGAAAAATTAACCCATGACTTGTCTGGACTTCTTACTGGAATGGTAAAGCCATCGGTTGACATTCTTTG GTTTACCTGGAGGATGAAGCTATTGACTGGACAGAGAGGAGTTGCCATACTTTACACGTACATGTTACTTGGTCTGGGTTTTCTGAGACGTGTTGCTCCCGATTTTGGTGATCTAGCCGGTGAAGAACAGCAACTCGAGGGGAAGTTTAG GTTTATGCACGAGAGGCTGAACACGCATGCTGAATCCATTGCATTCTTTGGAGGTGGAGCTCGAGAAAAAGCT ATGGTTGACACAAAATTCAGGGCACTACTGGACCACTCTCTCATGCTCCTGAAGAAGAAATGGGTGTATGGCATTCTTGATGATTTCGTGACAAAGCAACTTCCCAATAATGTGACTTGGGGATTGAGTTTGTTGTATGCTCTAGAACACAAGGGAGACAGAGCACTGGTCTCCACTCAAG GTGAATTGGCTCATGCATTGCGGTATCTAGCTTCCGTCGTCTCTCAAAGCTTTATGGCGTTTGGTGATATTCTTGAACTACACAAGAAGTTCCTTGAGCTCTCCGGTGGTATTAACAGAATTTTTGAGCTCGATGAGTTTTTGGATGCTTCTCAGTCAG GTGCTAGCTCAGATAATCACAGAAGCCGTTTGGATTCTCAAGATCGAATTTCCTTTTCGGAGGTGGACATCATTACCCCAGCTCAGAAGTTGATGGCAAGCAAGTTGTCATGCGAAATAGTTTCAGGGAAAAGCCTCCTCGTCACAG GTCCAAATGGTAGTGGAAAGACTTCTGTATTTAGAGTCCTTAGAGATATCTGGCCCACTGTATGTGGAAGACTTTCCAAACCATCATTGGACATCAAGGAACTTGGGTCAGGGAATGGCATCTTTTTTGTCCCTCAGCGACCTTATACATGTTTAGGGACGCTGAGAGATCAGATTATATATCCTCTATCTAAAGAAGAAGCAGAGAACAGGGCAGCAAAGTTGTACACCAATG GAGAAACCTCAGCTGAAGCTGGAAGCATTCTGGACGTTCATTTGAAAACCATACTGGAGAATGTTCGGTTAGTTTATCTATTGGAAAGAGATGAAAGTGGTTGGGATGCTACAACCAACTGGGAAGACATATTATCTCTTGGAGAGCAACAGAGGCTAGGCATG GCACGTTTGTTCTTTCACAGACCCAAGTTTGGAATCCTTGATGAATGCACCAA CGCGACGAGTGTAGATGTTGAGGAACAGCTCTACAGGGTTGCAAAAGACATGGGAGTTACTTTCATAACCTCATCACAA CGTCCGGCTCTGATCCCGTTCCACTCCTTGGAGCTAAGGCTGATTGATGGAGAAGGAAACTGGGAGCTACGTTCTATCGAGCAGACAGCAGAGTAG